The Parasteatoda tepidariorum isolate YZ-2023 chromosome X2, CAS_Ptep_4.0, whole genome shotgun sequence genome includes a region encoding these proteins:
- the LOC107438135 gene encoding neuronal membrane glycoprotein M6-a isoform X1 — translation MFRKAYSYSSVSEEPSSGCCRGYGYIYEEKEKKTTCRCLTRIPYATLIATVLCCTGVGIFLGSFYRGISLTLRTFEEVFHFQFDWLIDLHIVFIIIGGVMGAFSLILLLVGFLATGATREKIYRGFKSRIGGRLSCAFFMGLTYILELVWLIVFVSLVLITFVFSVWWGMCNNLKYEPNPENRCIDLKPLAFMFPNGTDMNLLRICDGGKQKNFCKDCVEPAEVLFIVALAASFLVVLSLIHYLMCLSANYARIKDNEKFQELQELQFLQDTEMGTLSKDRF, via the exons ATGTTTCGTAAAGCTTATTCCTATTCCAGTGTTTCTGAAGAACCTTCTTCTGGATGTTGTCGAGGCT ATGGttatatatatgaagaaaaagagaaaaaaacta CATGTCGCTGCTTAACAAGGATACCTTACGCCACATTAATAGCTACTGTATTATGCTGTACTGGAGTAGGCATTTTTCTTGGTTCATTTTATCGTGGTATTTCTCTTACTCTTCGTACATTTGAAGAAGTTTTCCATTTCCAGTTTGATTG GCTCATTGATTTGCATATTGTATTCATAATCATTGGGGGAGTTATGGGAGCTTTCAGCTTGATATTATTGTTGGTAGGCTTTCTTGCAACTGGTGCTAccagggaaaaaatatatagaggATTCAAATCAAGAATTGGTGGACGTTTATCTTGTGctttt tttATGGGACTAACCTATATATTGGAGTTAGTTTGGCTGATTGTCTTTGTCTCTCTGGTTCTTATTACATTTGTGTTCTCTGTTTGGTGGGGAATGTGTAATAATCTAAAGTATGAGCCCAATCCTGAAAATAGATGCATTGATTTGAAACCTTTGG CTTTTATGTTCCCTAATGGCACAGACATGAACTTACTTCGAATTTGTGATGGtggaaaacaaaagaatttctgcaaagactgt GTTGAACCTGCAGAAGTGCTATTTATTGTTGCTCTTGCTGCAAGCTTTTTAGTTGTGCTTAGCTTG ATACATTACTTAATGTGCTTATCTGCAAACTATGCTCGAATCAAAGATAACGAAAAGTTTCAAGAACTTCAAGAGTTGCAATTTCTACAAGATACTGAGATGGGAACACTATCAAAAGATagattctga
- the LOC107438135 gene encoding neuronal membrane glycoprotein M6-a isoform X2 yields MFRKAYSYSSVSEEPSSGCCRGSCRCLTRIPYATLIATVLCCTGVGIFLGSFYRGISLTLRTFEEVFHFQFDWLIDLHIVFIIIGGVMGAFSLILLLVGFLATGATREKIYRGFKSRIGGRLSCAFFMGLTYILELVWLIVFVSLVLITFVFSVWWGMCNNLKYEPNPENRCIDLKPLAFMFPNGTDMNLLRICDGGKQKNFCKDCVEPAEVLFIVALAASFLVVLSLIHYLMCLSANYARIKDNEKFQELQELQFLQDTEMGTLSKDRF; encoded by the exons ATGTTTCGTAAAGCTTATTCCTATTCCAGTGTTTCTGAAGAACCTTCTTCTGGATGTTGTCGAGGCT CATGTCGCTGCTTAACAAGGATACCTTACGCCACATTAATAGCTACTGTATTATGCTGTACTGGAGTAGGCATTTTTCTTGGTTCATTTTATCGTGGTATTTCTCTTACTCTTCGTACATTTGAAGAAGTTTTCCATTTCCAGTTTGATTG GCTCATTGATTTGCATATTGTATTCATAATCATTGGGGGAGTTATGGGAGCTTTCAGCTTGATATTATTGTTGGTAGGCTTTCTTGCAACTGGTGCTAccagggaaaaaatatatagaggATTCAAATCAAGAATTGGTGGACGTTTATCTTGTGctttt tttATGGGACTAACCTATATATTGGAGTTAGTTTGGCTGATTGTCTTTGTCTCTCTGGTTCTTATTACATTTGTGTTCTCTGTTTGGTGGGGAATGTGTAATAATCTAAAGTATGAGCCCAATCCTGAAAATAGATGCATTGATTTGAAACCTTTGG CTTTTATGTTCCCTAATGGCACAGACATGAACTTACTTCGAATTTGTGATGGtggaaaacaaaagaatttctgcaaagactgt GTTGAACCTGCAGAAGTGCTATTTATTGTTGCTCTTGCTGCAAGCTTTTTAGTTGTGCTTAGCTTG ATACATTACTTAATGTGCTTATCTGCAAACTATGCTCGAATCAAAGATAACGAAAAGTTTCAAGAACTTCAAGAGTTGCAATTTCTACAAGATACTGAGATGGGAACACTATCAAAAGATagattctga